CCATTACGATGCCATAAAGACGATTAAAGACAGTGTATCTGTCCCTGTAATAGCCAATGGGGACATTAAATACCTCCGTGATGTGGAGTCCACTTACCAGCTTACTGGTGTTGATGGTAGGTTTGTTATTGACAAACTGCGAATACATTTGTCAGCTTGTGGCAAAAGCATCAGTGAAAATCTCCATCTGAAACATTCTTGTCTTGATTTACTGTTTAGGTGTGATGGCTGCTCGGGGGTTACTTGCTAATCCTGCCATGTTTGCTGGCTATGAAGATACTCCTCTGGAGTGTATATGGGACTGGGTGGACATAGCTATAGAGCAGGGCACTCCATTCACCTGCTTCCACCATCATCTAATCTACATGCTGGAGAGAGTTAGTTCCCAACCAGAGAGAAAAGTGTTCAATTCCTTATCTAGTACCTCAGCTGTCATAGATTACCTTCAGAACACATACGGGTCAGTGCATGATCTGGAAACATAGCCAACATGGACACATCATAATAGGTTCTAACATTTTATACTTTGTATTTTTGATGCCAAATAAACATTAACGGTGAAGTTGTGTCACTGATTTCTGTCCTCTTTATTGTCATATATTTATTTGCTATCGCAGAACCAATCTGTAAAGAATCTGGCaatttctcagatctgattatTACtgcttattttaaaatgttaggaGTATGTGTAACTGTTATAaggtgtttttactttttaatattttatttcatgcttttgACTAAACATTAAGCTCATAAAATTGAAGGTAGTATGCTTACTAaaacataaactttaaaattaaaaatgcacataATATCATCCAGTGCACTGTTCTCAATCATAAATTATGAAGGAATAAACgttatcattttcatttaatcCTGGCAgttttcaaagaaataaaatcactgGTACAATGATACAATTTATTAGCCTCCTGCTTATTAGGGCAGGAAGTCTTAAACTTTTCAGCCAGcaacccccagaataaaggtgcgaAGACCAAGGACCctcactgtacctgagggtggttgaagcatagttgaacacagtcaAGAAAGGTACTGTGAATACTTTGTTTAAACACTGCTTTGATTTTAGCATTAATCTCACCAAATGGCCAaggttttaattttacatttgacTAAATGTATGCGTATATTTTAATAAAAGGGGTTCAaatataaaatttgaaatcacttTGAAATACTCTTcatttttggaaggcatctggcgaccgcctctcagtgtctcacgaccacCTGGGGGGTCCAAAACCCCACGTTTAGGATCAGTGTCTATGGTTTCAGGGCACAATGCaatttgtattgttttttgttaattatGGTCCAGTaatgtttaaagtgtcaaaGCTAAATACATTTCGACATGTCAGTGAATAGCTCAGGGGCCCGGAGGTCATTTGACaacacctttaaaaataaaatcaaaacgtCCTATGTCAAATCTCCGAAAAGAAGCTACTTGCATAATCATAACTCCAATTAGagtttgtaaaattaatataaagACTGATCAAACAAACAACTAACGACGCATTCCAGTATTATTGTTAGCAACATCATGTCGagaaataataaataacctttattctgaaaatTTAGACCGGAAGCTGGGTCCTTGAAACCCAAGATGCTATACCCGGAAGAACGTAAAAGAGCGGACAAACTTTGCTCTGCTTGATGTTACAAGTTTACCAAAGTTAATCTTTATTTCCCAGTGTTGTTGGTAAGTTATGTCTTCATATATTAATTTAACGTACAGTTACAATCTTAATTATATatggttttgatttttaacGAGTAAGTTTACCAAGCTACTTCTAAAATGCCCTAATATGGTAAAGATTTGCCTTCTTTTTCGTAGGTCActgtattttaatttcatattttggatTTATTATTCCCTCTAGCACGCAGCCTCGTTTTTGGCGATGTGAAAACCTAATGAAATTGATCAATTGTTAATAAAgtttcatttacataaaatggctaaaactagCTTGGCTGCTTTTGTCGTCCTTCGTTGAAGCCAACAGACGAGTCAGGatttttaactaaatatttatttttgtaagaaGAGCAACCTTTGATAGCTTGTATTTAGCATAATTGCTTCTAAAATGTGCATGGCGCCAACATTATCTTTCTGTTGTAGCATATTGCATGCGGTTGCGTTATTATGTAGGTTGTAAGATTAAAGTAAAACGTTTGACCTGTTAGCTGTGGCCTTAGTGAGTTAACGCCCAGGTATGTGAACTGTGAACACACTGAGTAAGGAGCTTGTTTTCTTAACACAGACTTTATTGTTTTCCAAGTTGAATAAAGTCATACATACTTGCTAAACCTCTCCGCCAGAGTATTATGTTCTTTGTATTTTGTGTCAGAGGGACTGTCAGAACACTGTTCATATCTGTTATTGTGTAAATCACTTTTTCTCCAGGAACCTTAACCAGACATGGGGCTGCAGTGGACCGCTGTAGCCATCTTTCTCTATGTGGAGATTGGCATTCTTGTCCTCCTCTGTTTACCCTTCATTTCAGCCAAAAGGTAAATATAACAGGCCCAGAATCATGTCAGTGTGTCTGGTTAGTATCACCACAATATGGGTGAGAAATCAGTGCAACAAAAACAAGGAGCAAGAGATCCAACAAAGAGACTGATGCTTGTTCTTATCTCACAAAGGCTTGCCAATCTTGTGTTGCATACTGATTATTGAAGTGCATGCTGCCAACatataaatgctttttttaactTGTGTTGCTGCAGGTGGCAGCGTCTTTTCCAGCTGAGGATTTGGGGCTTTATGTCGAGGTTCTGGAACAAAGTGTTTCTCACAATGATCATCATACTGATTGTTCTCTTTCTCGGTAAATGAAGCATCATGTGTGTTAGGTTTGTCTTGCATCATTGTTGATCCAATGGGTAGTATCTCTGGTGGGAAATTGTTACTTcatcttgaaatattttgactttaggATCCGTATAGTGTTCTGTAAGGGAATCAGACTTTTGCTTTGGGTATCATTGAGAAACTGTAAGCTTGATTTTTTTACTACACTCTAGATGCTGTGCGAGAAGTGAGGAAATACTCATCTAAAGAAGTGGGCGCAGATGCCAAGCTGCAACCCAACATGTTTGATCACCTGCACATGAAGCTGTTCAGAGCCCAGAGGAACCTCTACATCTCTGGCTTTGCTGTCTTCCTCTggctgtgagttttttttatatcagtatACACAAATAAATGACTTGTGTGCATAACATGTTCCCAGAACTAAGTGTGACCCCtatattatgtttttattggacTAGTATTCCCAGTTTTATGTTTGCAGGGTTATGAAGCGAGTGGTCACCTTGATTAACCAACTGGCATCAGTGTCTGCGAATACAGTTGCTCTCCAGGGACAGGCTGACAACGCTAACCAGACTGCTAAGAAATGCATGGAGGACAATGAGATGCTGAAAAAGGTAGGCATATGGTTGGTTTTTAACAACTGAGGTACATCAATTTTATaacaaacaggaagaaaactCCAAAGCACTCTCTTTaagcattaaaatgcctttattttcgTGGCATGGTCTTGTGTggaccttaaaaacacacttcaacGTGTTTCGGCATCAAGCCTTCATCAGGAAGTCAAACTGAAGTACATCAGTGTTGATTGAACCACTATGACAAAATCTATGTGAGGCAATTAACATGTTTAATTGACTAACCAACTTGGACTGTCTTTCTAATCAGTATATGAATGAGTAATTTTTATATCATGCCTTATCATGATAAAAGCTTTCCAgggagactttttaaaataaggaGGTCTGGACTTCACTCGTTGTTGTTATCAGGGCTTTAAGTACTCCAGCACTGTGCTGGATTTGTAATGCCACAGAACAAGACATTACCATTCATGTTTCTATTCACACATTGAATTTCAGCTGATCATGAAGAGAATGAGAGCAAAGCATTTTAGGAGACTAGGGTTTTTATATTGCACCTTAATATCCAAAAAGTCCCTTTAACACGACTGCTTTTACAACAAACCAGATAACAAAACTAATTTGTAAGTTTCATCAAGCCATCAGTTGCATAAATTAATCTGAGTTTGATTTAGACAAATATAAACATTGTCTGCATGTTTATCATTACATAAAGGCTCTCTAACCCAGTTAAAGCAGTAATTCTGCTGAAATCATGCATGTTTAAGTGTAATAGgtacatttgtattttttccattaGAAACAAAAGAGGAAATCTCATTACTTTTCCAgtggttaaaataaataatatataaattCAAACAGcagttttctctctcttttagtGCAGTTGCTGTGTCATTTTGCTTTTTCCAAATATATTTATTCACATTATGTTATTATTGCAAAGCATTAGAAGTATACTGaacagtttgaaataaaataaagagaacACGATATTACTAATACAAATGTTTACACTcatacatacataaacacattcaaactaaacttgcatgtttcatttaactgaaataaattgcacttaaatgataaaataagatAACCCCCAAAAAGCATAAAACATAACCCaaatacccatttttttttctttcaggttAAGCATACATTTCTAGCTTCTGTAATATTCATATATGGCCCCCAGAGTAGTCTTTTTGTTTGCCTTTAGCAATTAAGCTAGTCTTTCCAATacaatcttattttattactTACTGCTATTACATTTATGTAGGCCTATTCATCATTACTTCTCATTATATTAATCTGACTGAATCAGTCTGCGATCCTTTTTGTGCAGAAGTGCCAAATGATGCACTTAACCACTCACTTTTTGTGAAGAATCCTGAGTTAACATAGAAAGTTCATGTCTTTGTGATACCCAATATTTCTAAGTCAAGCTTAGGGCTTTTTTTTCTAACCTCTTTGCCCAAAGAAAGCCAAAGAAAGGGTTGGGGGAGCTCACCTCAACGTTTACCCCTCAGGTGAAGATGGCATAATAGTTGACAGAGTACTTTGAAACGAATGGCACTTGGCATGGATAAAGGAAATTGGACGAGACAGCAACCTTTGGAGAGTTGGTGGAACGTAGGAACGTAAGGGAGATGGTCACTTGTGCCACTTAATCATCAGTTAGTCAGTACATATACATGCAATTAGAAGTTACAAGATAGTCTAAAAAAGCTagactttaaaaatacttaacaTATTAGTCAAACTAAAATCGTACTGAGTGAAAGTTGTACTGACGGATGCCTAGATAACGGGGTTGAAGATCAATTTACTCTTACATGCATATAAAGCTCATTTCAAAGCTCACATTTAGCTCTAGATGTTAATAAAACTACTCATCGGAGTTCTGTGTAACTGAGAGTCACTGGGTGTATTTCAGGCTCTGATGGAAGGGAAAGGAGATAAGGCTACAGCAGAGGGCATGGAGCTGCTGAGGAAGGAAGTGGAGAAACTACAAGTAGAACTGAAGAGCTCAGGAGAAGGTGAGTATATACATGTATGCACATGTCCACTGTTCcagttttttgtttgatactttaaattctgaaaaaaaaaatcagtatttgtGAAGACTAAGAGGATGCTGATGTGTGCTTGTCCCTGCTGCAGCCCTGAAGAAGTCAGAATCTGAGGCTGATGTAATGAGGAAGCAGATGGAAGGGCTGGCCAGAGAGTATGACCGACTGTTGAAAGAACATCAGGAGCTCCAGGTAAAAATGAGCCCTTTCTGATCTCTGGATAAAATCGCCACATCaggataaaactcaaaataatcaACCTCAAAACAATTCTCTTTTAAAAACGCATTTTCATCAATGTTGAGACATTTATGGACAGTAGATCCTgttcattactggtgaaaaaatgaaatttcttttttcaacttttcagaATCTTCAAGACAGTGGAAACAAAAAGGAGGACTAATCGACCAGAAAACCTTTTCTCAAAGGTCACATGGCAGCACATTTTTCCCTCACATATCACCTTGTGTCACAGTTGTGCACATCACATCACCAGGACAGGCTCCTGAGGTTATATGAGTAATggttttaaggttttctgttgCTGCTTGGCACAGCATGATAAAGACGACCGTTTTTTAAGTAATGCTGCAGATTGATTAAAGgcatttaaagagaaaacaggTCTGATTGCACAGCACTTAAATCTTTGCAGGTGGGATCGGTGTTATTGGTTTGCGGCACTTGTCTTAGTTTGGAGTGCAGGATTTGTCTCAAGCTGAAGAACTGAGTTTTGAAAGAACATCTATGAATGTATTTtgatactttgtttttttattactgtATGCGGAAACCTGCCACACCCACTTCCAGCTTAGCAACAGTATGTAAATTCAGAGTGTGCTTACAGGGCTGTGCAAATACAGTTTGCATGTACAGTTTCACATACACGTAACATTTGTTGTATTCCACCTGATGAatttttttaaccagagtaGGGATGGTGAAAGATGAGGTTGACATTTTTAGATaatttaagtttgttttgtcttttggtAATTAATTTGTGGTTTGATAAAGAAATCTGCAGGGTTAGTCTTAATATTTAACACATAAAAGAGGTGGAAGGAGTTCAAATAGGTCTTATTTGTGTTTCTGGGCCACACAATTTCCAGCATTGTTGTCTGTTTGCTGCactgtttaaaacattcatttttaggATGTTTGGAGAGATATGTGTCATGAAAAGAGGCTGCttaatttttacatttccatTATTCAAAAATCTTGTTGCTGTTAAAGCAAGGAGAAGCTTACAACCGCCAAATGCTTCCATGTCTCTTTCTTAATTCCAAGTTAAACAGTTATTATGTTCACCATAGTTAATGtggtcataaaatgttttttttaacctttgtgtTCCTACACAGATAAAGATTGAAGTGCCTTTTGGGTGGATGTAGTTCTGTTCGTCAAATAAAGGttcatttctttactttttgccTTCTTGAATGAAATCAACACTCTCACATGTTTTGATTCGatattaaaagttttatttttagtattaCATTTATGATattctttgtatttttacaaaaataatccaaGAAAATTATTTACATTCTGATTTCTTAAATGCAGGTAAATGCCTTACATTATTGAGATAATGACCTCTTTCCTGCTCTTCTCTAAAAGTGTGTACTTGCCTGAGCCTGAGTTCAAACAGCAACACAGTCACTACATACTGTGAGTTACCAAATGGTACAGAGCCAATTGCAGgaaacatcttaaaaaagtaTAATATACTATACATTTACAAAGACAACAGTGTAATTCTTTTAAACAACTGCCTTAAAATACAGCAGgttattttaacagatttaaagTAAAGGTTTATCATTTTTTTGATGAGACTGTGAAGTGATTGATAAAACCTGAGAAGAGCTTGATGTTTATGTTGTGGGTTTTGGCACTAAAGTttagaaagagtaaaaaaaaaatcagactgaCCACTGAAACAAACCATAAAGACAAGGACAAAATACAGTATAGATTTTCTGTTAATGGTGCAAGAACAAAAACCTGCCATGGCATGTGGCAAACACCAAATACAAGAACAAAGACTTCCTTCTGTTTCAAACCAAACTAGCTGTGGAAATGGAGATGCATCGAGTTATAACCCACATAAAATCTATTCATAGTTCATAGTGTCAAGAGTGTAGATTTTAAAGCTACTGTTAGGAACTTTAATCTTCTGCTGGGTTTGGCGCCCTCCTATGGACACACCATTATATTTCAACTTGTTTGTTTCTTTCCTATACTTGTGCACAGAAGAGGACAATGGCCACAGAGTTGTTTTCTATGAGTTTCTCAGAATTTAAGACTGTCCCAACAGCATGTGAGCATCACAAATTGCTTCAAATTACACAACTAATTGTGTAATTGCTAATTGCCCATACTGcatccataaaaaaaaaaaattctgcccTGTAAATTTCAGTTCGCCCTCGAACAGTATAACATCATccgctcttattttgaaataatttggGGGGGCAAGACCCTCTGGCTAAAATCCAATtaatttctgacagccactgtCACAGACAGAGTCTGTATAtctcaaaacagaaaaacatgctaaaacttttgcAATAGAATAGGAATAAACTTCTGTTAAGGGTAAaagtaagggttaggataccaaaagttaaaattcaaaaacctgacctgcataacctgattataaaatgttttataaagctgagtaaacagtctgcttacaggaataaagctcatcctccatgaaaatgttcaaccagccagtgtagcttacatagctactgTACTACATAGCGCAGCTACAcagctaaaatagctaaagcaaagctcacaaagcagctatatgAGCCATGTATCTtcgttatctgcatagctaagttacCTTAAACTACGTTTGTTAAAACTTATGTTTCTAAAGATAACTTAGCTATCGATTattgagctacatagctaacatagctaaagctacactcacaaagcagctatataagctatgtaggtacattatctacatagctaccaTAGTTTTACCTGTGTTTGCTAAAGTTCATGTTGCTAACACTAACTTGGCTACAATGGctgataaaataatgttaattatgtagctagctaACAGCTCTATTTATTAAGCAAAGTTCCTCATCCATGCCCATCCAAAGTGCATCACTTGTAAGCTGTCAGGACAATCCAGTAGGAAATAGATCAAATGATTTTGTAGCTGATGCCTGGTCACATTGCTTACTGAAGACTGAcatttttccctccaaaatCTACAGAAAAAGTCACAACAAAAGATATTTTTCTGTGGCCCTAATCCTTTTCCTTTCTGTATACTTAGTATTCTGCTCCGAGACATCCTCCTGTTGCAGTTTAGTGGTCTACCTTTATAACTACTTTTTTTGGTGGAAATGGCCACTTTTGATTGTCTGACACTGGCTAGCTGCCATGAAAAAAACTATAGAAAAAAACGTAGTCCTGATtatcttttcctgcttttaggGCCATTTAAAGGCATCAGTATTAGTTCTTTTAGAACCATTTAAAAAACGGTCATGCAAGCTTCAAGTCTGTGATGACATGAAGTCTCCCTAATGGACAAAGATTTAGACGGGATCCACTGGTACTGGTTGAAACTGAAAAGTGCTACTAGTGGCCTCTTGTGAGTGTGAAAAGTTCCTTGTCCTTTGGTAAATACAAAGGAGCAAGTTTACATCCAGAAAGCACACAACACAAGCAGCAATACCATGAAACATGACAagggaaaaaaactttttgtttcCAAATGGGTGCAAAGACTTACATTCAGTCTGGTATTTCAAAGTTAAATAGTATTCAGATCTGTATTAAGCATGTTGAAAATTGCACTCCAGTATCAGCAAGAAGGCTGACACCTTTATTTAGAGGTAAGGTAAGTGAGCGAGGCACATACGTCAAATCCAACAACTCTCAAGTCCTCTTAAAGCTACTGAAGTATGTGTTAAAACTATGGTGGCCCTGATGGTCAACAGCACATAATAtttaacaaaatggaaaaaaagttttttgaaaaCCATAAGCAtttcaagaaacacaaaaacgtttcacaaatgcaaaaataatttatagTGAAAGCAACATTTCGCATTTTTCATGAAGCATAAAATCCTTTcatgaaatgcagaaaaaagtaaaaatatgtaatgaagTCCAAACGCATTTAATGAAATACACACATTTGATCAAATGCAAAAACactgtgaaaatgaaatatttgtatttttctaaagttttgcactttacttttttgtttcattaagtattttttgcatttgagaattttgtgttttttaatctaattcttgtgggtttttttaattgaatgtAGTGTGTTTCATAGGGTATTTTGTATcggataaattattttttggggTTGAGTGAAATGTTCctctgttttcagtgaaatgttttcacagttgaccttcagggccaccatataaaaaactaaactttcacatttctttttttcctgacagaaaaaatatttacagtcttTTAGCTGGCCTTGCTTTatcctttttctgtctttctttttagTTTATATTATTAAGGCTTTTGCTCTGGTTTGTAAGGCCACATCTCTTCCTCTGTTAAGGAACAGTTGGGTCAGGAGGAAATGATTTGACGTTAAAGGAAAATCCAAagagacagttttatcagagctgttttttaaataaaacagtctttttttttgtttttttagaaggCTGTCAACTCTTGCGTCACGGATAAATCCACAAAAAAAATTttgtaaggaaaaaaaacagcaaatacattcaagaaacATTTCAGTTGTATCAAATTTCTGTCTTAGAAGGTTTAAGGAGTACAAATACAAAATGTATGCTCTTTATAAGATGATTGGATACAACGTCATTCCCTGCAATTCTCAGTTGTGTGTTTGTATCTTTATTGGatgtatgtgcatgtgtatgtTTATGCTCATCTCTTGTATGTGAGTGTTTGCATTCATAGAAGATGGGGCGTGCTTGGTGTGTCACAGCCGTGTCTCCCTGTCTGTGCTGTTGTCTGAGGTttgctgtgattggtcagaatTTGAAATCACAAACTCCTCTTTCCTGAGCGCCTCCAGCTCAGCCCCTCCGTTGGCAAGAGCTCCGTGGATGCCGTTCATTTCCTCCGTCTTCAACTGTCGACTGAGCAAAATGAAGCCTGGGATGCAGATGATGAAGGAAATGGTTCGCAGGCTCAGAGTCAGACCCAGGTACGCTATCCTACAGAAACAGCAGGCAGAAGGAGTTGAACTTCAGAGAGGAGGAATAAAAGCTTTGGTAGGCtattcagaaaaacaaaagtctAAAGCATGAATTTCCATGTTTTGGTATGTTCATCATTTGAATGATTAAAATGCAATGCAATAAGACATCTATGATCACTATATGAGATGAAACATTAATcttcatttgtttattattctctAGTCTTAAATCACTTGCATGCACTTgatcctttttatttttctgtactCATTATGGAAGTCACCAATGGTATTCTTGCTCATTTTAAATGGTTTCAAACTAAtaaattagctttaaatgtagaaaaaaaatgaattattttatcTTTGCTGGGAAGAAAAAATATAATCCACAATTA
This region of Cheilinus undulatus linkage group 2, ASM1832078v1, whole genome shotgun sequence genomic DNA includes:
- the bcap29 gene encoding B-cell receptor-associated protein 29, with the protein product MGLQWTAVAIFLYVEIGILVLLCLPFISAKRWQRLFQLRIWGFMSRFWNKVFLTMIIILIVLFLDAVREVRKYSSKEVGADAKLQPNMFDHLHMKLFRAQRNLYISGFAVFLWLVMKRVVTLINQLASVSANTVALQGQADNANQTAKKCMEDNEMLKKALMEGKGDKATAEGMELLRKEVEKLQVELKSSGEALKKSESEADVMRKQMEGLAREYDRLLKEHQELQNLQDSGNKKED